A region from the Streptomyces sp. 3214.6 genome encodes:
- the treY gene encoding malto-oligosyltrehalose synthase, with amino-acid sequence MTPERRAAPVPVPPTATYRLQLQPAFPFRAAAAAVPYLASLGVSHLHLSPVLEAVPGSPHGYDVVDPTRVRTELGGEEGLRELARTAREHGLGLVVDIVPNHMAMAPRHNRALWEVLREGPGSPYARWFDIDWEAQGGQVLLPVLGGPVGAELAHLRVDGDVLRYHDHVFPLREGTADLPLPRLLDAQWYRPAWWRLARTELNYRRFFSISELIGVRVEDPEVFEATHGTILRLLHEGVVDGLRVDHPDGLADPDGYLERLHGASRGRWTVVEKILADGERLPDSWPVAGTTGYDALRRVDGLFTDPAGAGELLGHYRRFAAPQTDRGGDWAATVRRAAYGVLGHELAAETERLTRAASRVCATSADPALRDRAPWALRTALEELLVRLEVYRPYASGDPAAVVTEEAAEAARQAFVVPQEAGAVDVVRGLVLGGEGPSGAEFRARFAQTSSALRAKSVEDTAFYRYVPLLSANEVGGDPGAPGVSPAGFHTYCARVQRDWPATGTVVSTHDTKRSADVRAALAVLTECPQRWADVLEQAMRTREDATDGAADGPADAMADAQLAWAAWQTVFGLGPAAPERVQEALLKHVREAGLYTSWTEQEPPYEEAVAAFVAAGPCGAPGEGVAALRAALEPYVRANVLGTALVHLTMPGVPDLYQGTESEYRALVDPDNRRPVRFPPADPGVKDAVTAAALRLRRRRPDAFGERATYEPLPAEGAAAEHCLAFARSGRVVTAVTRLSLRLAGTGGWRETRLTLPPGRWVDVLAEEREPARAFTGHARVADLFERLPVALLERAD; translated from the coding sequence ATGACCCCTGAGCGACGTGCCGCCCCTGTTCCCGTGCCGCCCACGGCGACCTACCGGCTGCAGCTGCAGCCCGCGTTCCCGTTCCGGGCCGCCGCGGCGGCCGTGCCGTACCTGGCCTCGCTCGGCGTCTCACATCTGCATCTGTCCCCCGTCCTGGAGGCCGTGCCCGGATCCCCGCACGGCTACGACGTCGTCGACCCCACGCGCGTGCGTACGGAACTGGGCGGCGAGGAGGGGCTGCGGGAGCTGGCGCGCACCGCGCGCGAGCACGGGCTCGGCCTGGTGGTGGACATCGTGCCCAACCACATGGCGATGGCCCCGCGCCACAACCGCGCCCTGTGGGAGGTGCTGCGCGAGGGGCCGGGCTCGCCGTACGCGCGCTGGTTCGACATCGACTGGGAGGCGCAGGGCGGCCAGGTGCTGCTGCCGGTGCTGGGCGGTCCGGTGGGGGCGGAGCTGGCGCACCTGCGGGTGGACGGCGACGTCCTGCGCTACCACGACCACGTCTTCCCGCTGCGCGAGGGCACCGCGGACCTGCCGCTGCCGCGGCTGCTGGACGCCCAGTGGTACCGGCCGGCGTGGTGGCGGCTGGCCCGCACCGAACTGAACTACCGGCGCTTCTTCAGCATCTCGGAGCTCATCGGGGTGCGGGTGGAGGATCCGGAGGTGTTCGAGGCCACCCACGGCACGATCCTGCGGCTGCTGCACGAGGGCGTGGTGGACGGGCTGCGCGTCGACCACCCCGACGGCCTCGCCGACCCCGACGGCTACCTGGAGCGGCTGCACGGGGCGAGCCGCGGCCGCTGGACGGTCGTCGAGAAGATCCTGGCCGACGGGGAGCGGCTGCCGGACTCCTGGCCGGTCGCCGGCACCACCGGCTACGACGCCCTGCGCCGCGTCGACGGCCTCTTCACCGACCCCGCGGGCGCCGGGGAGCTCCTGGGCCACTACCGGCGCTTCGCGGCCCCGCAGACGGACCGGGGCGGCGACTGGGCGGCGACGGTGCGGCGGGCGGCGTACGGGGTGCTCGGCCACGAGTTGGCGGCCGAGACGGAGCGGCTGACCCGGGCGGCGTCCCGGGTGTGCGCCACGTCGGCCGACCCCGCGCTGCGGGACCGGGCGCCCTGGGCCCTGCGCACGGCCCTGGAGGAACTGCTCGTCCGTCTGGAGGTGTACCGGCCGTACGCCTCGGGCGACCCGGCGGCTGTCGTCACCGAGGAGGCCGCCGAAGCGGCCCGGCAGGCGTTCGTGGTGCCGCAGGAGGCGGGCGCTGTCGACGTGGTGCGGGGCCTGGTGCTGGGCGGGGAGGGGCCGTCGGGGGCGGAGTTCCGGGCGCGGTTCGCGCAGACGTCGTCCGCGCTGCGGGCCAAGTCGGTGGAGGACACGGCGTTCTACCGGTATGTGCCGCTGCTGTCGGCGAACGAGGTGGGCGGCGACCCGGGTGCCCCGGGTGTGTCCCCGGCCGGCTTCCACACGTACTGCGCGCGCGTGCAGCGCGACTGGCCGGCCACCGGGACGGTCGTGTCGACGCACGACACCAAGCGCAGCGCCGACGTGCGCGCCGCGCTCGCCGTGCTCACCGAGTGCCCGCAGCGCTGGGCGGACGTCCTGGAGCAGGCCATGCGCACGCGGGAGGACGCGACGGACGGCGCGGCGGACGGCCCGGCGGACGCCATGGCGGACGCGCAGCTGGCGTGGGCGGCCTGGCAGACGGTCTTCGGGCTCGGCCCGGCGGCCCCGGAGCGCGTCCAGGAGGCACTGCTGAAGCATGTGCGCGAGGCGGGGCTGTACACGAGCTGGACGGAGCAGGAGCCGCCGTACGAGGAGGCGGTGGCCGCGTTCGTGGCGGCGGGGCCGTGCGGGGCGCCGGGCGAGGGGGTGGCCGCGCTGCGCGCCGCCCTGGAGCCGTACGTCCGGGCGAACGTGCTCGGCACGGCGCTGGTGCATCTGACGATGCCGGGGGTGCCGGACCTCTACCAGGGCACGGAGAGCGAGTACCGGGCGCTGGTGGACCCGGACAACCGGCGCCCGGTGCGGTTCCCTCCGGCGGATCCCGGCGTCAAGGACGCGGTCACGGCGGCCGCGCTGCGGCTGCGCCGACGGCGGCCGGACGCCTTCGGGGAGAGGGCGACCTACGAGCCGCTGCCGGCCGAGGGAGCGGCCGCGGAGCACTGTCTGGCGTTCGCGCGCTCCGGCCGGGTCGTCACGGCCGTGACGCGGCTGTCGCTGCGGCTGGCGGGGACGGGGGGCTGGCGCGAGACCCGGCTGACGCTGCCGCCGGGGCGATGGGTCGACGTCCTGGCCGAGGAACGGGAGCCCGCCCGCGCGTTCACGGGGCACGCGCGCGTGGCGGACCTCTTCGAGCGGCTGCCGGTGGCGCTGCTGGAGCGGGCGGACTGA
- a CDS encoding M14 family zinc carboxypeptidase codes for MSLLPELRYPTVTELTTFARMLATHQPGMCALRQVGVSRAGRPLHLLSVGHARRAVLVVAGAHANEPTGGSTLLALAERVLYERELRDGTSWHFLLCADPDGASLHVTPAPRSLLEYHLGFFRPAGPEQPEWSPAVLPPDRLPPETRALTQVIDEVRPYLQVTLHGTDLGGSWVQLTKDIPGLAEPFAKSAAQLHIPVETGASDAAGWPASGPGVHVMPAAGADAAYPSMPDDARHSTWYHAHRYGGLTAVVEVPMWASDMVDDPAPHPAPAAAIRRLARRLLRDTTEVERVLVEALPRLEGVDGPLLRAARWSLELVPGLAADWTDTPPAATTMAYVGSVDAFARRLPLRAAAMLWRVLQESDDCAAPRLQQLVQLWSDAFADRFRARWVPLEHQVEHQSRTVVAAALHARERAA; via the coding sequence GTGAGTCTCCTGCCGGAGCTGCGCTACCCCACGGTGACCGAACTGACCACTTTTGCCCGGATGTTGGCCACACACCAGCCCGGTATGTGCGCGCTGCGGCAGGTGGGGGTCTCCCGGGCGGGCCGGCCACTGCACCTGTTGTCCGTGGGACATGCCCGGCGGGCCGTGCTCGTCGTGGCGGGCGCCCACGCCAACGAGCCGACCGGGGGTTCGACGCTGCTGGCGCTCGCCGAACGGGTGCTGTACGAGCGGGAGTTGCGGGACGGGACGTCGTGGCACTTTCTGCTCTGCGCGGACCCCGACGGGGCGAGTCTGCATGTGACCCCGGCGCCGCGCAGTCTGCTGGAGTACCACCTCGGCTTCTTCCGGCCCGCCGGTCCGGAACAGCCGGAGTGGTCCCCCGCCGTGCTGCCGCCGGACCGGCTGCCGCCCGAGACGCGCGCGTTGACCCAGGTCATCGACGAGGTGCGGCCCTATCTCCAGGTGACCCTGCACGGCACCGATCTGGGCGGCAGCTGGGTGCAGTTGACGAAGGACATCCCCGGACTCGCCGAGCCCTTCGCCAAGTCCGCGGCCCAACTGCACATCCCGGTGGAGACGGGCGCCTCCGACGCGGCGGGCTGGCCGGCGTCGGGGCCCGGGGTGCATGTGATGCCGGCCGCCGGGGCGGACGCGGCGTACCCGAGCATGCCGGACGACGCACGGCACAGCACCTGGTACCACGCCCACCGCTACGGCGGTCTGACCGCGGTGGTGGAGGTGCCGATGTGGGCGAGCGACATGGTGGACGACCCCGCCCCGCATCCCGCCCCGGCCGCGGCGATCCGGCGGTTGGCGCGGCGGCTGCTGCGGGACACGACGGAGGTCGAGCGGGTCCTCGTAGAGGCGCTGCCGCGGCTCGAGGGCGTCGACGGGCCTCTGCTGCGGGCGGCCAGATGGTCGCTGGAGCTGGTGCCGGGGCTGGCCGCGGACTGGACTGACACCCCGCCCGCGGCCACGACGATGGCGTACGTCGGCAGCGTCGACGCCTTCGCCCGCCGGCTGCCGTTGCGGGCGGCGGCGATGCTGTGGCGGGTGTTGCAGGAGAGCGACGACTGTGCGGCCCCGCGCCTGCAGCAGCTCGTTCAGCTGTGGAGCGACGCCTTCGCCGACCGCTTCCGGGCCCGCTGGGTGCCGTTGGAGCACCAGGTCGAGCACCAGTCCCGCACGGTCGTCGCGGCGGCCCTGCACGCCCGGGAGCGGGCGGCGTAG
- a CDS encoding SSI family serine proteinase inhibitor produces the protein MTHFLNDLCPAKAVRRALPAAAALLLAVGAAPALAASRDAADSLPGNWLELTVTRGDSRSSDTRGTLLLCDPPQGHSRAAEACDVLARAGGDMNAVAGDSSRVCTLMYAPVTVRAQGRWNGRPVDYRHTFGNDCEREAMTGAVFALDDDQTPEV, from the coding sequence ATGACGCACTTCCTCAACGATCTCTGTCCAGCGAAAGCCGTCCGACGCGCCCTGCCGGCCGCGGCCGCCCTCCTCCTCGCCGTCGGCGCCGCCCCCGCCCTGGCGGCCTCCCGCGACGCCGCCGACTCCCTGCCGGGCAACTGGCTCGAGCTCACCGTCACCCGGGGCGACTCCCGCTCCAGCGACACCCGCGGCACCCTGCTGCTGTGCGACCCGCCGCAGGGCCACTCCCGCGCCGCCGAGGCCTGCGACGTCCTGGCCCGGGCCGGCGGGGACATGAACGCCGTCGCCGGGGACAGCAGCCGCGTCTGCACGCTCATGTACGCCCCGGTGACCGTCCGCGCGCAGGGGCGGTGGAACGGACGCCCGGTCGACTACCGGCACACCTTCGGCAACGACTGCGAACGGGAGGCCATGACGGGAGCGGTGTTCGCCCTGGACGACGACCAGACCCCCGAGGTCTGA
- a CDS encoding M14 family zinc carboxypeptidase, translating into MDELAARAAALTVRSPGDVRLRRVGVSRAGTPLWLLSLGRGARQALVVAGPHANEPVGGATVLRLADRVLADPRLTVGADATWNLLLCLDPDGLRRNEGWLTGPYSLGRYFRNFFRPGFLEQPEWLPDGAAAATLPETRALLRLQDELKPFFQCSLHGVDIGGAFVELTRDLPLLAQRVAHAAARLGIPRELGPYDTLYWSRLGPAVYQIPPPRPRDLAAAITEAAVESTWYHPHRHGTLTAVVEAPMWGVAAVEDGSPPAARDAVLRAVSGALRHDVQVLERILARVRPHLAGTPDTARLLAPVNDHLLVCPGLANAWDPDTADPARPLPPLSTGHLTALRIAGRRIAVRTAGLLHQLVRGAGRDPSGVLPELDRLIDAWCAGYQEDCGARWIPVARQAEYQARVVLAAFELAGRRAAEPAPGRSGESDWGSRPAVPMHRE; encoded by the coding sequence GTGGACGAACTCGCGGCCCGCGCGGCCGCGCTCACCGTCCGCAGCCCCGGGGACGTCCGGCTGCGCCGCGTCGGGGTCTCCCGCGCGGGCACGCCCCTGTGGCTGCTCTCTCTCGGCCGGGGCGCCCGCCAGGCGCTCGTCGTCGCCGGACCGCACGCCAACGAGCCGGTCGGCGGCGCCACCGTGCTGCGGCTGGCCGACCGCGTCCTCGCCGACCCGCGGCTCACCGTCGGCGCCGACGCCACCTGGAACCTGCTGCTCTGCCTCGACCCCGACGGTCTGCGCCGCAACGAGGGCTGGCTGACCGGCCCCTACAGCCTCGGCCGATACTTCCGGAACTTCTTCCGGCCCGGTTTCCTGGAACAGCCCGAGTGGCTGCCCGACGGCGCGGCCGCCGCCACACTGCCGGAGACCCGTGCGCTGCTCCGCCTCCAGGACGAGCTGAAACCTTTCTTCCAGTGCTCGCTGCACGGCGTCGACATCGGCGGCGCCTTTGTGGAACTCACCCGTGACCTGCCCTTACTCGCCCAGCGGGTCGCCCACGCCGCCGCCCGCCTCGGCATCCCCCGAGAACTCGGCCCCTACGACACCCTGTACTGGTCGCGGCTGGGTCCCGCCGTCTACCAAATCCCGCCGCCGCGCCCGCGCGATCTGGCCGCCGCCATCACCGAGGCCGCCGTCGAGTCGACCTGGTACCACCCGCACCGGCACGGCACGCTCACCGCGGTCGTCGAGGCCCCCATGTGGGGCGTCGCCGCCGTCGAGGACGGCTCGCCGCCCGCCGCCCGGGACGCGGTGCTGCGGGCCGTGAGCGGCGCCCTGCGCCACGACGTCCAGGTGCTGGAACGCATCCTCGCGCGCGTGCGGCCCCACCTCGCCGGCACCCCGGACACGGCGCGGCTGCTCGCCCCGGTGAACGACCACCTCCTGGTCTGCCCCGGCCTCGCGAACGCCTGGGACCCCGACACCGCCGACCCCGCTCGCCCGCTCCCGCCGCTCAGCACCGGCCATCTGACCGCGCTGCGCATCGCCGGCCGCCGGATCGCCGTGCGGACGGCGGGCCTGCTGCACCAGCTCGTCCGCGGCGCCGGCCGCGACCCCTCGGGCGTGCTGCCCGAGCTGGACCGGCTCATCGACGCCTGGTGCGCCGGCTACCAGGAGGACTGCGGGGCGCGCTGGATCCCCGTCGCCCGCCAGGCGGAGTACCAGGCGCGGGTCGTGCTCGCCGCGTTCGAGCTGGCCGGCCGGCGCGCCGCCGAACCCGCCCCTGGCCGTTCGGGTGAGTCGGACTGGGGTAGCCGTCCCGCCGTGCCGATGCACCGGGAATGA
- a CDS encoding DUF1707 and FHA domain-containing protein, with protein sequence MTSSFEFNTYPARLSDAERDRALKVLRDGVALGRLSHDTFIRRMELALAARRSDELAVLTADLPAESRFSRVVFGAVEAVSGFTVRLRRAWQAERLPKLLLPHPGTDRALRIGRDPASGLRLTHDSVSRVHAELSRQSGMWVLRDLGSTNGTTVNGRRVIGAAVVREGDQVAFGRMAFRLSVS encoded by the coding sequence GTGACGTCGTCTTTCGAGTTCAACACGTACCCCGCGCGGTTGTCGGACGCGGAGCGCGACCGGGCGCTGAAGGTGCTGCGTGACGGCGTCGCCCTGGGGCGTCTGTCGCACGACACGTTCATCCGGCGCATGGAGCTGGCCCTCGCCGCCCGCCGCTCGGACGAGCTCGCCGTCCTCACCGCCGATCTGCCCGCGGAGAGCCGCTTCTCCCGGGTGGTCTTCGGCGCCGTCGAGGCGGTCTCCGGCTTCACGGTCCGGCTGCGCCGGGCCTGGCAGGCCGAGCGGCTGCCCAAGCTGTTGCTGCCGCACCCGGGCACCGACCGCGCGCTGCGCATCGGCCGCGACCCGGCGAGCGGCCTCAGGCTGACCCACGACAGCGTCTCGCGGGTGCACGCCGAACTCTCCCGGCAGAGCGGCATGTGGGTGCTGCGCGACCTCGGCTCGACCAACGGCACGACCGTCAACGGCCGCCGCGTCATCGGCGCGGCCGTGGTCCGCGAGGGCGACCAGGTCGCCTTCGGGCGCATGGCGTTCCGTCTCTCGGTGAGTTGA
- the treZ gene encoding malto-oligosyltrehalose trehalohydrolase has protein sequence MQFEVWAPQADRVTLRCDGATRALERDPGRAGWWTGEAQAADGTRYGFAVDDGPVRPDPRSRRQPDGPEGLSAVVDHGRYAWRTPWSGRPLPGAVLYELHVGTYTPAGTLDAAAERLEHLAELGVTHVELMPLCSFPGRHGWGYDGVSPWAVHEPYGGPEALKRFVDRAHELGLGVVLDVVHNHLGPSGNHLPEFGPYFTDTHHTPWGTAVNLDAPGSDEVRAYLLGSALAWLRDYRLDGLRLDAVHALADTRAYPFLEELAAAVDALRAETGRPLFLIAESDLNDPRLITPRRQGGVGLHAQWNDDFHHALHTALTGESQGYYGDFARDPFAALAKTLTGGYFHDGTYSGFRGRRHGRPLDRSRVPAHRLLGYAQTHDQVGNRAQGDRLSASLSPGLLACAAALTLTAPFTPMLFMGEEWAAGTPWQYFTDHTDPELAEAVRRGRRREFAAHGWAEEDVPDPQDPATRERSCLDWSEPRREPHARVLAWYRELIALRHAQPDLTDPDLADTKVAHDAQARWLAFRRGDVRVAVNLGKAPAAIPLGPRPARVLAAWEPVAAPGADGLLHVPGEACVVLEQE, from the coding sequence GTGCAGTTCGAGGTGTGGGCACCGCAGGCCGACCGTGTGACGCTCCGGTGCGACGGCGCCACGCGCGCGTTGGAGCGCGATCCGGGGCGGGCGGGATGGTGGACCGGTGAGGCGCAGGCCGCGGACGGCACGCGATACGGCTTCGCGGTGGACGACGGCCCCGTGCGCCCCGACCCGCGCTCGCGCCGCCAGCCGGACGGCCCCGAGGGGCTGAGCGCGGTCGTCGACCACGGCCGCTACGCGTGGCGTACGCCGTGGTCGGGGCGCCCGCTGCCGGGCGCGGTCCTGTACGAGCTGCACGTGGGCACGTACACCCCCGCCGGCACCCTGGACGCGGCCGCCGAACGCCTGGAGCACCTCGCCGAACTCGGCGTCACCCACGTCGAGTTGATGCCCCTGTGCTCCTTCCCCGGCCGACACGGCTGGGGGTACGACGGGGTGTCGCCGTGGGCGGTGCACGAGCCGTACGGCGGTCCCGAGGCGCTGAAGCGGTTCGTCGACCGGGCCCACGAGCTCGGGCTGGGCGTCGTGCTGGACGTGGTGCACAACCATCTGGGCCCGTCCGGCAACCATCTGCCCGAGTTCGGCCCTTACTTCACCGACACGCACCACACGCCGTGGGGCACGGCCGTCAACCTGGACGCGCCCGGCTCGGACGAGGTGCGCGCCTATCTGCTGGGCAGCGCGCTGGCCTGGCTGCGCGACTACCGGCTCGACGGGCTGCGCCTGGACGCGGTGCACGCGCTCGCGGACACGCGCGCGTACCCCTTCCTGGAGGAGCTGGCCGCGGCCGTTGACGCCCTCCGGGCGGAGACGGGCCGGCCGCTGTTCCTGATCGCCGAGTCCGACCTCAACGACCCGCGGCTGATCACGCCGCGTCGGCAGGGCGGCGTCGGCCTGCACGCGCAGTGGAACGACGACTTCCACCACGCCCTGCACACCGCGCTCACCGGCGAGTCCCAGGGCTACTACGGCGACTTCGCGCGCGACCCGTTCGCCGCGCTCGCCAAGACCCTCACCGGCGGCTACTTCCACGACGGCACGTACTCCGGTTTCCGGGGCCGCCGGCACGGCCGGCCGCTGGACCGCTCCCGGGTGCCCGCGCACCGGCTCCTCGGGTACGCCCAGACCCACGACCAGGTCGGCAACCGCGCCCAGGGCGACCGCCTCTCGGCGTCCCTCTCCCCGGGCCTGCTGGCGTGCGCGGCCGCGCTGACGCTGACCGCCCCGTTCACGCCGATGCTGTTCATGGGCGAGGAGTGGGCGGCGGGCACCCCCTGGCAGTACTTCACCGACCACACCGACCCGGAGCTCGCCGAGGCCGTACGGCGGGGCAGGCGGCGGGAGTTCGCGGCGCACGGCTGGGCCGAGGAGGACGTGCCCGACCCGCAGGACCCGGCGACGCGCGAGCGCTCCTGCCTGGACTGGTCCGAGCCGCGGCGCGAACCGCACGCGCGCGTGCTGGCCTGGTACCGCGAGCTGATCGCGCTGCGGCACGCGCAGCCCGACCTCACCGATCCCGACCTGGCCGACACCAAGGTCGCCCATGACGCGCAGGCGCGCTGGCTGGCCTTCCGGCGCGGCGACGTCCGGGTGGCCGTCAACCTCGGCAAAGCGCCGGCCGCGATCCCCCTGGGCCCGCGCCCCGCCCGTGTCCTCGCCGCATGGGAGCCGGTGGCCGCCCCGGGTGCTGACGGCCTGTTGCATGTGCCCGGGGAGGCGTGCGTCGTCCTGGAGCAGGAGTGA
- a CDS encoding aminoglycoside phosphotransferase family protein — protein sequence MTQAPTPTADTVRRLVRALLEEGGARGIGPEVRPVAEGGAHTTWWVGSRHVLRLAADREAALRRRRELRLRDLVRPHIPVAVPTSVAHGEWSPGLAYTLDTRLPGSTAEEHDVSAVGEADLAGLLRGLREVPPRQAETLGVPRTAPRSLEALRRMAVTAAERLARADEFDAARLHQLTPAGAAQLAAQPATAVLVHHALRGEHLVVSADGRVRGVLDWTDAVIGDPAEDIAGLALAVGSGAAVRAATLAGYGARPCLRGLWLARCDTVVHLAQHLDAHDTGPRAVEALTLPRTRLRRAWEAILLERVTEFREDGERGEGGADEEGWE from the coding sequence ATGACCCAGGCACCGACACCCACCGCGGACACCGTCCGCCGACTGGTCCGCGCGCTCCTCGAGGAGGGCGGCGCCCGCGGCATCGGGCCGGAGGTACGGCCCGTCGCCGAGGGCGGCGCGCACACCACCTGGTGGGTCGGCTCCCGCCACGTGCTGCGCCTCGCCGCCGACCGCGAGGCGGCCCTGCGCCGCCGCCGTGAACTGCGACTGCGCGACCTCGTCCGCCCGCACATCCCGGTCGCCGTGCCGACCAGCGTCGCGCACGGTGAGTGGTCACCGGGGCTCGCCTACACCCTCGACACCAGGCTGCCCGGAAGCACGGCCGAGGAGCACGACGTGTCGGCCGTCGGCGAGGCCGACCTCGCCGGACTGCTCAGGGGACTGCGCGAGGTGCCGCCCCGGCAGGCCGAGACGCTCGGCGTGCCGCGGACCGCCCCACGCTCCCTGGAGGCGCTGCGCCGGATGGCCGTAACCGCCGCCGAACGCCTAGCCCGCGCCGACGAGTTCGACGCCGCCCGCCTCCACCAGCTCACCCCCGCCGGCGCGGCCCAACTCGCCGCGCAGCCCGCCACCGCCGTGCTCGTCCACCACGCCCTGCGGGGCGAACACCTCGTGGTGAGCGCCGACGGCCGGGTACGCGGCGTCCTCGACTGGACCGACGCGGTCATCGGGGACCCCGCCGAGGACATCGCCGGTCTGGCCCTCGCCGTCGGCTCCGGCGCCGCCGTCCGCGCCGCCACCCTCGCCGGATACGGCGCCCGCCCCTGCCTGCGCGGCCTGTGGCTCGCCCGCTGCGACACCGTCGTCCACCTCGCACAGCACCTCGACGCCCACGACACGGGCCCACGCGCCGTCGAGGCGCTCACCCTCCCGCGCACGCGGCTGCGGCGCGCCTGGGAGGCGATCCTGCTGGAACGGGTCACCGAGTTCCGCGAGGACGGGGAACGCGGCGAGGGCGGGGCGGACGAGGAGGGGTGGGAGTAG
- a CDS encoding aminopeptidase P family protein, which yields MTGTAPAPFTADDYRARMERAAREAADAGLAGLLVAPGPDLVWLTGYAPTAATERLTLLVLAAGQDPVLVVPTLEAPDAAKAVGAPALTLRDWTDGKDPYALTSGLLDTGGRFGISDNAWAMHLLGLQKTLPATSYASLTEALPMLRAVKDAAELELMAAAGAAADATYEEIRKVPFAGRRETEVGADLADLLRRFGHSQVDFTIVASGPNGANPHHEVGDRVIERGDMVVLDFGGLKDGYGSDTSRTVHVGEPTDEERRVHDVVREAQEAGFRAVRPGVACQEVDRAARAVIADAGYGAYFIHRTGHGIGVTTHEPPYMIEGEERPLVPGMCFSVEPGVYLPGRFGVRIEDIVTVTEDGGRRLNNTTRELVIVD from the coding sequence ATGACCGGCACCGCCCCCGCGCCCTTCACCGCCGACGACTACCGGGCCCGCATGGAGCGGGCGGCGCGCGAGGCCGCCGACGCCGGACTCGCCGGACTGCTCGTGGCGCCCGGACCCGATCTCGTCTGGCTCACCGGGTATGCGCCCACCGCCGCCACCGAACGGCTCACCCTGCTCGTCCTGGCCGCCGGCCAAGACCCCGTCCTCGTCGTGCCGACCCTGGAGGCCCCCGACGCCGCGAAGGCGGTCGGCGCCCCGGCACTCACCCTGCGGGACTGGACCGACGGCAAGGACCCCTACGCCCTCACCTCGGGCCTCCTCGACACGGGCGGCCGGTTCGGGATCAGCGACAACGCCTGGGCGATGCACCTGCTGGGCCTGCAGAAGACCCTGCCCGCCACCTCCTACGCCTCCCTCACCGAGGCCCTGCCCATGCTTCGCGCCGTCAAGGACGCGGCCGAGCTGGAGCTCATGGCGGCCGCGGGAGCGGCCGCAGACGCAACGTACGAGGAGATCCGGAAGGTTCCCTTCGCTGGACGCCGGGAGACGGAGGTCGGCGCCGACCTCGCCGACCTGCTGCGCCGGTTCGGGCACTCCCAGGTCGACTTCACCATCGTCGCCTCCGGGCCCAACGGCGCCAACCCGCACCACGAGGTCGGCGACCGGGTCATCGAGCGCGGCGACATGGTCGTCCTCGACTTCGGCGGCCTCAAGGACGGTTACGGCTCCGACACCTCCCGCACCGTCCACGTCGGTGAGCCCACCGACGAGGAGCGCCGCGTCCACGACGTCGTGCGCGAGGCCCAGGAGGCGGGCTTTCGTGCGGTCCGGCCCGGCGTCGCCTGTCAGGAGGTCGACCGGGCCGCCCGCGCCGTCATCGCCGACGCCGGTTACGGCGCGTACTTCATCCACCGCACCGGGCACGGCATCGGCGTCACCACCCATGAGCCGCCCTACATGATCGAGGGCGAGGAGCGGCCCCTGGTGCCCGGCATGTGCTTCTCCGTGGAGCCCGGCGTGTACCTGCCGGGCCGGTTCGGGGTACGCATCGAGGACATCGTCACCGTCACCGAGGACGGCGGACGCCGTCTCAACAACACCACCCGTGAGCTGGTCATAGTGGACTGA